The DNA window AGAAAAATGAGTTGGGTGTGCGAGGTTGTCGCGGGTTTATTCTCGGTGTTTTGACATGGACAGGAAGGGTACTAGTGTGTTTGTGTCTCTTACGCCGTGGATTTTTCTGATTTTTTCGATTAGTTCTTGTGAGAGTTCTTGTACTGTGGAGAAGATGGCTTTGCCGTGGAGGTCTATGTCGGCGACGGCTAGTATGTCGTATTGGCCTGAGACGACATGGACTTCGGCGATTTCTTTTATTTTCAGGAGTTGTTCTTCGACTTTGACGTCTTTTGTGGGGTCTGTGTCGATGAATATGAAGATGTGGTACATGCCTTTCATTTGGGTTGCCATGGTTTGTGCACCTTGAGGTTTCAGTCTGATAGACCAGTGGGGCATAAAAGTCTTGTGTGTGCTCTGGGTTGGTAATTCTTATTAGTCCTATTGTTGGTTTTACGTCTATAGGCTTTGGAGAGATTTGTTGTCGCGTAGAGTATTGCTCTCGGCGATGTTTTGTCTTGTTTTAGGTGTTTTGTTAGTTTTTCCTGTTTCTTCTCTTGAATTTGGCGTTGCCAATTCTGAGGCGAGGAGCGTGGGGCAGTCTGATGGTTTGCGGGTGCATAACCTGAACACGACTCGCAGTTACTCGACAATTCAAGAGGCCATTAATGCTGTTGAGACTTTGGGCGGTCATGTGATTAGTGTGGATTCTGGGGTTTATCGTGAGCGTGTGTCTGTGAATAAGTCTTTGTCGATTGTTGGTCAAGATCGAAGTTCGACGATTATTGATGGTTTCGGCGGAACCGTGGTTCATGTAACGTCTAATGATACGGAGATCAGGGATCTTACTGTGCGAAACGGAACGTTTGGGATTTTGGTTGAGCGTTCCGAAGATGTTCGCCTTGTTGGTAACGTGGTGTCCGAAGGGTCGTATGGCATTCGGATCTACCATTCAAAGAACGTGCAGGTTGTTGGAAACCGTGTGAGTGGATTTCGATTTTTTGGCATTGAACTCGATTCTTCTGGAAACAGTTTTCTTAGGAATAATCAGATGATGAGCAATAGGTACAATTTTGGTGTTGATGGGAACTCGCTTACTGATTTTCTCAATGACATTGATGAGTCTAACACCGTGAACGGCAAGGCGGTTCGTTATTTGATCAATCAGCGTGGGTTGGTTGTTGACTCTTCTGGTTTTGAGGATGTGGGTTTCATCGGTTTAGTTAACTCCACGAGGATTACTGTTGAGGAGCTTGATGTGCGGAATAATAAGCAGGGTCTTCTGTTCGCTTTTGTGACGGACTCGTCGATTGTGGGTGTTAACGCGGTTGATAATTGGAATGGTGTTTATGTGGCGCATTCGAAGAATGTTTCTGTGAGTTGGGTTACCGCGAATTATAATTTTGATTATGGGATTAAGTTCTTTAATTCGTCTCGTTCGGTTGCTATCAGTAACAATGTGGACAGTAATGGTTGGGGTGGTATTGGTCTTTTCAAATCGTCTGGGTCACTTCTGGATAAGAATGAGGCGAATTTCAATTCTTATAACTTGCACATTGTGTTCACGAATAACTCTGTGATAACTCGTAACAATGCGTCTGGTCTTTCTCCGGAAAAACCTGGTAGCTATAGCATAGCTGTTTACTATTCGCATAACAGTCGCATTTTTCACAATGCGTTCTCAACCACTTTGCTGTTTGTCGAGTCGAGGAATGGGTCGAGGATTGTGCCGAAGAATAAGTGGGATAATGGTGTTGAAGGGAATTATTGGTTGTATTATGGTGGGCGGGATAGTAACCTTGATGGAATTGGCGACACTGTTTACAGGGTTGGAGAAAATAACACTGACAGTTTTCCTCTTAAGGGGAGGTTTTGGGATTTTATCGTGCTTCTTGGAGGCAGGTTGCATAGTCTCACTTTGATATCCAATTCGTCTGCGGCTCGCTTGGATTGGAACGCGACGGGGACAAGAATAAGTTTAGCCGTGAGTGGGCGGAATGGGACTTTGGGTTTTAGTCGTGTTGCCCTTCCAAAAGGATTCGTCCAGAGTATTGAGCTTGGCAGCCTGAATTTTGTTATTGATGGTCTGAAGCCTACGTTGGTTCGTAATTGGAGCGATAGCGTTTATTATTACTGGTATTTTTCGTACATTCATTCAGCTGCGCCTTTGCCTGAAACCTCTGACTCGTGGCTTATCTATGCGTTTGGAGTGTCAGCGCTCTTGTTGTCCGCTGGATTAGTGATTTTTATAGCTCTTAGAAAGCGGCGGGCACGGTTAAAATGAAACTTTTGTATAGAGGTTAACGGCAAAAGGCTAAAATTTTTGATGTGGAACTAGATCACGTGTTTTTGGTCATTTTTATCCGAAGTTTGCTGTGGATAGGGTTTATCTTGCTGCTGGAAATTTTTTTTGGCGTGGTGAGGGGGTGCTGTTCTGTTTGTGTTTTTTGGGCTGTTCCTGTTTCTGTATGATGTTTTGGGTCCTGTTTAGTTTTGGTTTGTGTTTGCGGTTCAACATAGTTATGCGTGGCTATCGGGTATGTAGGGCGGCTGCGGGAAAAGAGATTTCAAAAGAAGAAGGCGTTAATTCCCTTTAGCCTTCTTCTATTATGTTGCGGGTGCGTTGTGCGGCTGAAGCTGTATGGATGTCGTCGTCAGAGTGTTCCCGGTGACATCAACGAGTTTGAGCATTGTTTTTTGGGGTCTGTTTGGGGTCTTGAATGGCGCTTTAGGCTCTGTTTGCGCCCTGTCCTGCGTCAGGTTTTCGTCACTGTTCAAGCATGGCCTCGTCGACGATGGCATTGCGGAGCTGGTTTCTGTTTCATGTGTCGTTAACTTCTGCTTTGAAACAGTAATAATACCGATCCTCTGGATGTGCGTGGGTGTGCAAGTTGGGACACTGATTCGGAATGCAGAGGACATTTTGCCCGATCATGAAGCTTTCTCACAAGCGCAGCAAGCACCGAAATGAACCGGCGCCTAGACTTGCGACTTGTTGGTGACAAAAGATTCCTCAAGGGGTTTTTCATTGTAGATTCGCTGAATAATTCAGCAACAAAGGTGGAAAAATGAAATGACAACGAAGTCTAAGGTCGAGTTTGAGGAGGTCAAGCTGCGATTGCCCAAGGCACTCATTGACTATGTGCAGAGAATTTACGGGGACCCAAAGCGATGGCTTGAGTACTACGTAGTTGACTGGATCAGAATTGACATAGAGACTAAGACTGGCGAAGAGCTCATTGATCTGTTCAACTTAGGACCTGCCTTCAAGCTGGTTCTTGGTTGAAACAACAGTGGACAGCGGCATCGCACGCATTCCCTTTTTTTTCATCGTGAGGGAGTTTGGGCCTAACGGCTGAAAAAGAAAGCACGCGACGGTGTTTTGGTTCTAAGATGCTTTTTCCAGAACTGTTTTTAGTTCTTTAGCGATGTCTTTTGATATTGTAGTATTGCGTTTTGAGAAGCTTTCCAGATTTCTATTCCAACAAAGTTTCCATCCTCGCTAATGTCTACGTAAACGTCTTCGCCTAGTATGCGTGTGTCAACTATTTTGGAGTCCTTGACCTTAATATACAGTATGTCAGCTTCTCTGTCGTATTCTACTCTCATTTGATTTTTACCCACATGTTGCTTGTCTGTTCTTTTAAGTAATTTCTTGAGCAGCTGATGTTATAAGGGCTGTTATAACTTGAATTCCGTGGTCTTTCGTGGAATAGACAACAGGCATCCGTTTCTCTTCATAAATGGGTGTTTCACTGTTTTGTCAACGCGTCTGTGGTCCACGGTTTGTGAGCATAAAATGAAAGAATATAAATGTGGTAAACCAATGTTTAGTTAGGCAGGCAAAATGAACACTCGAGTGACGCTTGAAATGATTTACGACGAGGTTAAAAGAGTGAATGAACGGTTAAGACTTCTTGAAGATATTATCGAGGAGGTTGTTTTAAGGAGCATTCCTGAAGTGGAGCTTAGCAAAGAGGAAATCAAAGAAATTAAGCGCTCCATCCAAATAATGAAGAAAGGAAGCTATGTAGCACTCGAGGAATTAAAGAGTGCCTAAATACGGTGTGATTGCTCATCGAAGAGTTCTTAGGTTCATTAGAGACTTAAAAGACGAGAACCTTAAAAATGTGGTCAAGGATGCTCTAACAAAACTTGAAGATTACCCCGCAGCATTAAGAGAGATGGATGTTGAAAAGATTAAAGGTTTAGAGAGGGCTTTCAGAATTAGAATAGGGAAATACAGGATAATATTTCATGTCGATAAGACCGAAAAGACGATTTATGTTACACATGCAGAAGCCAGAAAAAGAGTATACGAAAAATTAGGCTAACTTCCCTTTTTCAATAGATTCATAGCTTTGCTTGTTCGTTAGCTCTGCTTTAACGAGAGTGTTTCTAAAGTATGTTTTTTGGAAGCGTGGTGTTGAAATCAGCCTGAAGAAAATTTTAGTAATTCGTTAAATATGTTTGCAGTCGTAGAATTTTGGCGAATTGTTTGGGTGTTCTATATTCTTCTATGTGTGCGAAGTGTTTATCGTATGAAACGAGGTATTTGATACCGAATTCTCTTGTGGCGGTAAGCTGTTCTATGTCTTTGCCGTTTATTTCGTCAATGTATTTCCTGAAGTGCGGTTGTAACTGATGTGAGAAGACGATTTTGCATGTGGTGAAGAGATAGATGCGGTATTGGTCGGCTAATTTTTTGGAGTGGTGTTTCCTAAAGTATTGGTAAACCTCTTTGAATGCTGATTCAGTAATTATTGCCTCAAACTGGTTTTGGTTTAAGGCATTCAAGATGAGGTTAGAGTTTGATTTTGAAACTTCGAAAGCATATATGAAGACGTTGGTGTCCAGGAGCGCTCTAAGTTTGATGCTACTGCTCAAGACGTTGTAGATCCTTCTCGAGCTGTTCTGGGCTGACGCTTCTCCTCTTGTGAGCATTAATGCGCTTCCAAAGGTCTTCTCTACTCAAAAGCCCAGAGTCTACAGCGTACTTCATAACAGCCGCGCGGATAGCTTCGGACTTGGAATTGAAAAGCCCCAACCTAACCATCTCCTCAAGGAGCTCCGCCTCCAGCCCTCTGAATTTCAGCGTCAAAGTAGTGTTAGACACATTCTTAACCTCCATTTTTATAGTGGTTTAATAGCTCTTAAATATTCCTTTCACCCGTTTAACGCACAAAAACAAAGCGGAGACAAACTTTTGAAAACAGTTGTTTTGCGCCTTGAGAGTTTAAGTTGCCCTGAGTCCGGTTTATCGAGTGCTTGTTTCAGTTGAGTTTTGCTAACTATCATGCTCACTTGGTCACGTTACTTACTGGAGAAGTATGTTTCAAAATATTGTTTTTGGAAGCGTGTGTTGGAGTCGGAGTGAAACTTTTGTATAGAGGTTAGCAGCAAAAGGCTAAAATATTAGTCACAAAGACAAAGCTGAGAAAATGGGGAAGTCGCGGGATTTTTTGAAGGGAATTTTCATGTCTTCCAAGGTGTTTTTGTGGGTTCAAGTTGAAAAATCTGCAGCGAAGCTTCAAGGATGCGTTAGCTTTTTATGAGAGGTTTGGGATGCCACGGGAAAATAGTGTTTCGGGAATTGTTTATGAGATTCGTTTGAGGTTGAAGAGGCGTAATGTACGTCATACATTTCACGCTTTAATGGAAGAAATGGGGGAACGTTTAACGGCTCAGAAGGTTGAAGATGCCTTGATGAAGGGATTTGAGTTGGTTGAGGATTATCCTGATGATCCGAGAGGACATAGCTGCCTAATTTTAGGTTGGGTTGCTGGAAAACCTGTTCATGTGGTTTGCGCCCCTCATGAAGAAGCACTTATGAATAGTGACTGTGTATGTTCCTTCTAGAGAAGATTGGGAAAAAGACTTGAAAACTAGGAGACGGGGAACTTGAAAACATGCTATCAATGTGGTGGTTCGGTTTCAAGGAAAGTCATTGATTTGGAGTTAGAGGGCATTATCATTAAGGATGTTCCTGCAGAAGTTTGCAATGAATGTAAGGAAAAATATTTCGACACCAAAACAGCGACAATCATTCAGGAAATAACGTCCTTCATTAAGAACAAGAAGGTTGAGTTGTCTTCATTAGCACGCTGAAAATTGGATGGGTCAGTCTTCTGAATAAGCTGAATAGGCTCCAAGATGAAATTCATCATAAATAGAGTTTTGTTAGGGTTTAGGCGAATCTTCGTTAGTCTTTGTAGCAAGAGAGGATAGTATTTTGGTATAGAGGTTAGTGGCAAAAGGCTAAGCTTTATTCTTAACTTTGACGAGAGGGTGATGTTAAAGAACAGCTTGAGGTGTCTGGTGGTTTCATGGTGGATACTGAATATTTGAGAAGCAGAATTAGAGAGTTGCGAGAAGTCATTGGGGAGGTTAAGAGGGTTACGTCAAAGCAATACTCAGGGCTGAGCTTAGATGAAAAGTATTCGTTAAGGTATCATGTTGTAGTCTTGGCTGAAGCACTTGGAAGTATATGTTTACACATGGCCATGGATGATTTTGGTCGTGAGCCTGAGTCGTATTCTGCGTGTTTTAAGCTGTTAGAGGAGAAGGGTCTAACGAGCTGCTGTGAGGAATTGGTCAAAATGGCTAGGTTGAGGAATATACTCGTACATCGGTATTGGACTGTGGACGACGTGAAGGTTTATGATTTCGTTAAAGGGAACTTTAAATGTGTGGAGCAACTCATTAAGGGTGTTGAAGAGAGATATGGAATATCAGTTTGATGAAATATCGTATTATAGGCTTACTGAGTGGCAGAAGAAGAGAGTGGTTGAAACAGCTAAGAATTTGTTAGAAGTCGATGAAAGAGTGAAGTTAGCTTACATCTTCGGGGGTTTCACGCGAAGGAGTAGCATTAGAGATGTTGATATAGCAGTGTACGCGGTTCCGCCTTTTTCATTTGGTGAGCTTCTAAGTTTGAATGCCAAGATGGAGTTGAAGCTCGGTTTGCCTGTTGATTTGGTTCAGCTTCAAGACTTGGATCCTGTGTTTAGGTTAAAGATTTTGAGATATGGGTTGTCGATTTTGGTAGGGGATGGGCAATTGTACCATAGCTTATTGGCTCAGGCTTTTTCCGAATCTTGGGATTTAGACGTGTGTCGTAAGGATGCATCTAGATTCGTTAATTCTTCATTGAGGCGTTGATCTGAAAGTGCTATGATGAAACTTTTGTATAGAGGTTAGTAGCAAAAGGCTAAAATAGTCGCCGGCGGTATCAAATATGGTGAGGCGACGGAGAGATGAGAGGAAGAACAAAAGTCATTAGCTTAGCAGCTATGTTACTGGTTATATTCGCCACTTCAGCGATTTTCACTTCCGGACTGGTCGACGTTTCACGTTTATCATTATTTAGCACACCTATAGTGCCGAATCAGGTCCCTACCGTGTATGTTGATCCTGCAACGATCATTATGGATTACGTTAATGATCCAGGCTTTCAGATTGGCGACTTGCTTCAGGTCAGTGTCAATATTACAGATGCTACCGACGTGTTCAGTTATCAGGTTAATGTTACTTGGACCACGAGCATGTTGAACTTTACGAGAGTTGTGTCGTACGGTGATTTCTTGGCGCAAACTGGGTCGCCTTATGGGACTTCTCGAATAGAGCCGACTTTCATTGCGAGCAACGCAACTGGTTCTGCTTCGGTTGCTGAGACGATTTTGGGGGATGTCGCTGGCGTGGGGGGCGGTGGACGATTGTTCACCCTTGAATTCTTAATACTTGATTATGGATGTGCTAACATAACTATCAGCAGTGGCGGCGACCTTCCAACAATGTTGCTTGACAGCGCAGGTGCGACAATCTCGTTCTCAAGTGCTGATGGTTATTTCAAGAACAAGCTTTTCGGTGATGCAAACAGCGACCGAATAGTTGACATATTTGATGCTGCAACGCTTAGCTCACGGTGGACTGGGGCGCCTGGAGCTTTACCGTACAGTCGATGTGTTGACAACAATGATGATGGAGTCATAGACATATTCGACGCTGCAGTGACAAGTGCCAACTGGGGAAGAACCGCGTAGTCCGAGGCGCAGCTACTTTTCCTTTATTTCTTTTTGAAGTAAATTAGAATCGCAATTGCGGAAATTGATATCAGAATTACAGTTGCTATTACTAGGAGAATAGGTTCCGAGCTGGTTTTGTTGAGGTTGGTTTCTTTAACCGTAGTGACGAGTGGGTAGTTGTCTTTGTTTGTTCGGTCGATGATGTAGGGGGTGTCGCCTGTTCCGTCTTTGTCGGTGTCTTCTCCGTTATAGTCACTCCAGTAGTTTCCGCTTAAAGGTTGGCCGCTGTCCCATTGGTTGGTTGAATCTTGTGTGAAGGCTTGGTATGTGTTGTTTATGAAGTTGTTTTGGTAGATCATGTTGTTGTTTGAAGCGTCGAGGTATATGCCTTTGCCGTTGGTTTTGACTGTGTTGTTGATTATTGTGTTGCTCTTGGAGGAGATTAGCGCTATGCCGCCCAAGTCGCTGTTTGTTATGGTGTTGTTGAATATGTCATTGTTGTTGGAATTGACTATTTGGATGCCATAGTATCCGTTGTTTGTGATGTTGGAGTTTTCCACAATGCTGTTTTCCGAACTGACTATCAGGACGCTTTGTCCGTTTCTGCTTAGTTGTAGGCTTCGAACTTTGATCTTGTAGGAGTTGATTATTGCCACGTATCCTGCATCTGCGGGGACCTGCTTGTTTTGCTCGTTTATCCAGTAGTAGATTGGTTTGTTGTTTATTGTGTTTGAAGTGTCGATGTTGTGGATGAAGTCAACTGAGACTCCGAAGTTGTAGCTGTTATTCTTCATTTGATTGTATTGAAGCGTGGAACCGGATGAGTATCCTAGGTATATGCCCCATTTGTTATGGTTGGCAACTGTGTTGTTTGTGAGAACGCTGTTGGGTGAAGCGGTGATGAAGATGCCGTCCCACGCGTTGTTTGTTACGATGTTGTCAGTTATCGTAGTCTGAGGTGATCGGTCTATGAGTAGGCCATATGTGCAGTTTGTTACAATGTTGCTGGTTATCTTACTATTCGGGGATTCCTGAATGTAGACGCCTCGCGAGAACTTGGTTATTCTTAGGTTTCTGACAGTTAGATTGTGCGTGCCGCGAGAATAAATTCCCGAGTCTGTTCCATTGCCTTCCAAGGTGAAGTCTTTTCCATCGATTATTGTGTTGTTTCTCTGGATCACGATCGACCCGTAAATGTCGCCTCTAAATGTGTAAACATCTATGTCGCGTTGAATTTGAGCAGTTGAGGGGTCTACTGAACCGTCTGCTTTAATGTAAATTGTGTTCTCCGCACTGACTTTCTGTATGTTCATTGAAAATGTTAGAAGCATGAGGAGAAGTATGGTCAGTGTTGTTAGCGCGACGGTTCTGGTTGTCAAATGATGTGTCTCTTCTTGAGTAATGCGTCCATAAGCGACAATATTTGTGTTTTGCAACTTTGAGGCTAGCGTCTCATGTGGAACTGTGTTCTATACGTCAATGAAAAAAAGGTTATATAGGCACTGACTGTATTAATATGAACAGAGTAAAAGAGAGTGAGAGAAAGATGAAAAAATCATTCAAAGTAGCCATAGGCTTCACTCTGATTGTAGCAATGATTATCTCAGTAAGTCTAGTTTACGCTATGGATATAGGGACAACCAATCAAACTGTTCCATTTGAATCAAGCCCAACAGCGACTCTAACAGGAAGTAGCACAAGCGGAGCCGGCACTGCTGCGAGTGCTAGAGACACTATTCTTACATCACCTCAGAACATCCGCATCGCATCTGCCACAGCCGGACTCAACAGCACTTTCGTTGGCCATATGACCTTCGAACAAGATCCTAGCCTATTCACCATTGGTTGGGTCGACATCAAAATGAGATACTCAGTCGCAGGAGGCGGAGCAACATTAACCACAGATGACATGTACAGAATCGAATACACCACAGTGGCCGCACCAGCTGCTGGCGATTGGATAATCATCCAACCAAACAGTCAAGGAACAGCTTCAAACGTAGCACTCGGCGGCGTAACCCTTGCTCGAACCTGGTATAACCAGCTTCCCAACGATGGGACATGGGATTGGACCGACATAACGGACCTTAAAATCCGTATCTTCAGAATACAAAAGAACTCGCTTGACCTCACTTCCCATATCTTCGCACTATATGAAGTCTGGGCAACAATTTACCCTGACACAGTACCACTTCCACCTGCCGCAAGTCCAGCACTATCCATTCAGCCCCCAGTTGTTCCAGCGTTGGCAAATGCCTTCGAAACCTTCTTTGTAGACATCTATGCAAGAGATATGCCCGCCCTTTGGGGATATCAAGTCAGAATCGATTTCAACACCACCGTGCTAACGCCACTAGAAGCATGGACATACTACCCATGGAACACCGAAACAGCCCTACCAGTGCTTGAAGACACACTAGGCTATGTAGAAATTGCCTACGCAACCTTCTTCGGAGATACTGTAGGATTCACCGGCAACTCACCAATAGCGCGAATATACTTCCAAGTTGACGAAGACCCCCTAAACCTCGGATCAGGGCTTCCACCTACACCTAACTTCTCCCTGCTAACGTTCTCAATATCAAAACTACCTGATGTCGCAGCAAATCCCATTCCGCACAATGACTATCATGGAATCTACGGAGATCTTCCACCAGATCTGATGATATTTGCCGGCGGAACCGACCTAGCGGACCCTGTCTCTTCAATATGGACAAAAATAGAGCCCGCGCCAATTGAACCCGGATGGCACCTAAGCAGCTGGATAGACAACGACAACAGCGGTATACTTAACCCCTCAGACCAAGTTGACATGACAGATCCGAGA is part of the Candidatus Bathyarchaeia archaeon genome and encodes:
- a CDS encoding Lrp/AsnC ligand binding domain-containing protein — its product is MATQMKGMYHIFIFIDTDPTKDVKVEEQLLKIKEIAEVHVVSGQYDILAVADIDLHGKAIFSTVQELSQELIEKIRKIHGVRDTNTLVPFLSMSKHRE
- a CDS encoding NosD domain-containing protein, which encodes MGQSDGLRVHNLNTTRSYSTIQEAINAVETLGGHVISVDSGVYRERVSVNKSLSIVGQDRSSTIIDGFGGTVVHVTSNDTEIRDLTVRNGTFGILVERSEDVRLVGNVVSEGSYGIRIYHSKNVQVVGNRVSGFRFFGIELDSSGNSFLRNNQMMSNRYNFGVDGNSLTDFLNDIDESNTVNGKAVRYLINQRGLVVDSSGFEDVGFIGLVNSTRITVEELDVRNNKQGLLFAFVTDSSIVGVNAVDNWNGVYVAHSKNVSVSWVTANYNFDYGIKFFNSSRSVAISNNVDSNGWGGIGLFKSSGSLLDKNEANFNSYNLHIVFTNNSVITRNNASGLSPEKPGSYSIAVYYSHNSRIFHNAFSTTLLFVESRNGSRIVPKNKWDNGVEGNYWLYYGGRDSNLDGIGDTVYRVGENNTDSFPLKGRFWDFIVLLGGRLHSLTLISNSSAARLDWNATGTRISLAVSGRNGTLGFSRVALPKGFVQSIELGSLNFVIDGLKPTLVRNWSDSVYYYWYFSYIHSAAPLPETSDSWLIYAFGVSALLLSAGLVIFIALRKRRARLK
- a CDS encoding DUF2283 domain-containing protein, with protein sequence MRVEYDREADILYIKVKDSKIVDTRILGEDVYVDISEDGNFVGIEIWKASQNAILQYQKTSLKN
- a CDS encoding type II toxin-antitoxin system RelE/ParE family toxin; amino-acid sequence: MPKYGVIAHRRVLRFIRDLKDENLKNVVKDALTKLEDYPAALREMDVEKIKGLERAFRIRIGKYRIIFHVDKTEKTIYVTHAEARKRVYEKLG
- a CDS encoding PIN domain-containing protein — its product is MSSSIKLRALLDTNVFIYAFEVSKSNSNLILNALNQNQFEAIITESAFKEVYQYFRKHHSKKLADQYRIYLFTTCKIVFSHQLQPHFRKYIDEINGKDIEQLTATREFGIKYLVSYDKHFAHIEEYRTPKQFAKILRLQTYLTNY
- a CDS encoding DUF4258 domain-containing protein gives rise to the protein MKNLQRSFKDALAFYERFGMPRENSVSGIVYEIRLRLKRRNVRHTFHALMEEMGERLTAQKVEDALMKGFELVEDYPDDPRGHSCLILGWVAGKPVHVVCAPHEEALMNSDCVCSF
- a CDS encoding YgiT-type zinc finger protein; the protein is MKTCYQCGGSVSRKVIDLELEGIIIKDVPAEVCNECKEKYFDTKTATIIQEITSFIKNKKVELSSLAR
- a CDS encoding DUF86 domain-containing protein, which gives rise to MVDTEYLRSRIRELREVIGEVKRVTSKQYSGLSLDEKYSLRYHVVVLAEALGSICLHMAMDDFGREPESYSACFKLLEEKGLTSCCEELVKMARLRNILVHRYWTVDDVKVYDFVKGNFKCVEQLIKGVEERYGISV
- a CDS encoding nucleotidyltransferase domain-containing protein gives rise to the protein MEYQFDEISYYRLTEWQKKRVVETAKNLLEVDERVKLAYIFGGFTRRSSIRDVDIAVYAVPPFSFGELLSLNAKMELKLGLPVDLVQLQDLDPVFRLKILRYGLSILVGDGQLYHSLLAQAFSESWDLDVCRKDASRFVNSSLRR
- a CDS encoding NosD domain-containing protein; translated protein: MTTRTVALTTLTILLLMLLTFSMNIQKVSAENTIYIKADGSVDPSTAQIQRDIDVYTFRGDIYGSIVIQRNNTIIDGKDFTLEGNGTDSGIYSRGTHNLTVRNLRITKFSRGVYIQESPNSKITSNIVTNCTYGLLIDRSPQTTITDNIVTNNAWDGIFITASPNSVLTNNTVANHNKWGIYLGYSSGSTLQYNQMKNNSYNFGVSVDFIHNIDTSNTINNKPIYYWINEQNKQVPADAGYVAIINSYKIKVRSLQLSRNGQSVLIVSSENSIVENSNITNNGYYGIQIVNSNNNDIFNNTITNSDLGGIALISSKSNTIINNTVKTNGKGIYLDASNNNMIYQNNFINNTYQAFTQDSTNQWDSGQPLSGNYWSDYNGEDTDKDGTGDTPYIIDRTNKDNYPLVTTVKETNLNKTSSEPILLVIATVILISISAIAILIYFKKK
- a CDS encoding cohesin domain-containing protein, translating into MKKSFKVAIGFTLIVAMIISVSLVYAMDIGTTNQTVPFESSPTATLTGSSTSGAGTAASARDTILTSPQNIRIASATAGLNSTFVGHMTFEQDPSLFTIGWVDIKMRYSVAGGGATLTTDDMYRIEYTTVAAPAAGDWIIIQPNSQGTASNVALGGVTLARTWYNQLPNDGTWDWTDITDLKIRIFRIQKNSLDLTSHIFALYEVWATIYPDTVPLPPAASPALSIQPPVVPALANAFETFFVDIYARDMPALWGYQVRIDFNTTVLTPLEAWTYYPWNTETALPVLEDTLGYVEIAYATFFGDTVGFTGNSPIARIYFQVDEDPLNLGSGLPPTPNFSLLTFSISKLPDVAANPIPHNDYHGIYGDLPPDLMIFAGGTDLADPVSSIWTKIEPAPIEPGWHLSSWIDNDNSGILNPSDQVDMTDPRGAIVWLHVDAIWGVDQGGDPPVIKHSMSGTVKPPPPIPEFPLGIGVLMSIVALVPIVYMWRTRPKKKVA